The proteins below are encoded in one region of Arenibacter algicola:
- a CDS encoding DeoR/GlpR family DNA-binding transcription regulator, with the protein MLKAERQQVILNEVRIHNRVLFTDIAELLSVSVDTIRRDIKELSAAKKLKKVHGGAISLGFNNYNVENHDIYALESKSSIARKAITLIKSGQVILLSGGTTNIEIARMIPPNLKITCFTPSLPVAVQLMAKSDVEVILVGGKLSKDSQIAIGGCAINMLNDIKVDICFLGINSIDVKNGVTDFDWDIVQIKKAMINASRKIVAPSISEKLNSTQRFKICDLDSIDVLITELEPEDDKLMDFREVKVKLL; encoded by the coding sequence ATGTTAAAAGCTGAGAGACAACAAGTAATCTTAAACGAGGTTAGAATCCATAATAGGGTTTTGTTTACGGATATTGCCGAACTTTTGAGTGTTTCGGTAGATACCATTCGCCGTGATATCAAGGAGCTAAGCGCTGCCAAAAAATTAAAGAAGGTACATGGTGGGGCCATATCATTAGGATTTAACAATTACAATGTTGAAAATCACGACATATATGCTCTTGAGAGTAAGTCAAGTATTGCCAGAAAGGCAATAACCTTGATCAAGAGTGGACAAGTTATACTCTTAAGTGGTGGAACTACCAATATTGAAATTGCCCGAATGATTCCACCCAATTTGAAAATTACCTGTTTTACACCCAGTTTGCCTGTTGCTGTTCAATTAATGGCCAAATCGGATGTGGAAGTAATATTGGTTGGTGGAAAATTATCCAAGGATTCCCAAATTGCTATTGGCGGTTGCGCTATAAACATGTTGAATGATATTAAGGTAGATATCTGCTTTTTGGGTATCAACTCCATCGACGTAAAAAATGGAGTAACCGACTTTGATTGGGATATTGTTCAAATAAAAAAAGCTATGATAAATGCCTCCAGAAAAATTGTGGCGCCATCAATTTCCGAGAAGTTAAATTCTACACAACGGTTTAAGATATGTGATTTGGACAGTATTGATGTTTTAATTACAGAACTGGAACCTGAGGATGATAAGTTAATGGATTTTAGGGAAGTTAAAGTAAAATTGCTTTAA
- a CDS encoding N-acetylmuramic acid 6-phosphate etherase yields the protein MQDYKKITELPSKYNDLELMDTATILRNMNKEDQLIADAVAMVIPEVTKLVDAMKERFDKGGRLFYIGAGTSGRLGILDASEIPPTFGLSHDHVIGLIAGGDVAIRKAVENAEDDTVQAWKDLEAFDITKNDTVVGIAASGTTPYVIGGVKEAAAHGLLTACITNNPGSPLTQAVEIPIAVNVGPEFLTGSTRMKSGTSQKLVLNMISTALMIRIGRVKGNKMVNMQLTNEKLVDRGTRYLVEELKIDYAEAEKLLKKYGSVKNAMDASRG from the coding sequence ATGCAAGATTATAAAAAGATAACCGAATTGCCATCAAAATATAATGATCTGGAATTGATGGATACTGCAACAATCCTTAGAAATATGAACAAGGAGGATCAATTGATTGCTGATGCGGTAGCAATGGTTATACCGGAAGTGACCAAATTGGTAGATGCCATGAAAGAAAGATTCGATAAAGGGGGCAGGCTATTTTATATAGGAGCAGGAACCAGCGGCCGATTGGGTATTTTGGATGCCTCGGAAATTCCACCCACTTTTGGGTTGTCGCACGATCATGTAATTGGATTGATCGCCGGGGGGGATGTAGCGATTAGAAAGGCTGTTGAAAATGCCGAGGATGATACCGTTCAGGCTTGGAAGGATTTGGAAGCTTTTGATATTACAAAGAACGATACGGTGGTAGGAATAGCGGCATCGGGTACTACTCCATACGTCATTGGAGGGGTAAAGGAGGCTGCCGCCCATGGATTGTTGACTGCTTGTATCACCAATAATCCAGGTTCTCCCTTGACGCAGGCTGTAGAGATTCCCATCGCAGTAAATGTGGGACCTGAATTTCTTACCGGAAGTACGCGGATGAAAAGTGGAACATCACAAAAACTAGTGCTCAATATGATTTCCACTGCCTTAATGATCAGGATAGGGAGGGTAAAGGGCAATAAAATGGTAAATATGCAGCTTACCAATGAAAAGTTGGTAGATCGTGGAACCCGATATTTGGTAGAGGAATTAAAAATTGATTATGCCGAGGCAGAAAAATTATTAAAGAAATACGGGTCCGTAAAGAATGCCATGGACGCCAGTAGGGGCTAA
- a CDS encoding c-type cytochrome yields MKLLLLSYISCISLLTFFLFQDKELEESISRGADIYSDFCINCHMANGEGVEKTFPPLAKSDFLLNKREESIRGVKYGQQGYILVNGVAYNNIMPPMGLEDEEIADVMNYILNSWGNKSDSIVTPEEVSMSVNK; encoded by the coding sequence ATGAAGCTTCTGCTTTTAAGCTATATTTCCTGCATTTCATTATTGACCTTTTTTTTGTTCCAGGACAAGGAATTGGAAGAAAGTATCAGTAGAGGTGCGGATATTTATTCAGACTTCTGTATAAACTGCCATATGGCGAATGGAGAGGGTGTTGAAAAAACATTCCCTCCATTGGCCAAGTCAGATTTTTTATTGAACAAAAGAGAGGAAAGCATAAGGGGCGTAAAATACGGCCAACAAGGCTATATATTGGTGAACGGGGTAGCCTATAACAATATTATGCCTCCAATGGGATTGGAAGATGAGGAAATTGCGGATGTAATGAACTATATCCTAAACTCCTGGGGCAATAAAAGCGACAGCATAGTAACCCCCGAAGAGGTTTCTATGAGTGTCAATAAATAG
- a CDS encoding PQQ-dependent sugar dehydrogenase — translation MKNSISIIFIALMSLNLSCAQQTENEVNSTDNPPFTAELIIDELQIPWGFTFLPDGSMLITEKTGQLIHFKDGKKNIVDNVPAVYVRGQGGLLDVVLHPDYANNGWVYISYASEEGDDKGGNTAIIRAKLNNNSLTDTQLLYKATPNTTSGNHFGSRMAFDNDGYLYFSIGDRGDRDVNPQDITRDGGKIYRLNADGSIPSDNPFVNTEGAKTAIYSYGHRNPQGLVKNPMTGEIWDNEHGPQGGDEINIIEKGKNYGWPVITYGINYSGTPITDKTEMEGMEQPIHYWVPSIAPSGMAFVTSDKYPEWKGNLLIGSLKFQYLERLELKGNKVVYREKLMPEMGRVRDVRQAADGFIYVAVEGKGIYKLVPKK, via the coding sequence ATGAAAAATAGTATCTCAATTATATTTATCGCCTTGATGTCTTTGAATTTATCATGCGCACAACAAACTGAAAATGAAGTTAATAGCACAGACAATCCTCCGTTCACCGCAGAGCTAATAATCGATGAACTACAAATACCCTGGGGATTTACCTTTCTTCCCGATGGCAGTATGCTTATTACGGAAAAGACAGGTCAATTGATCCATTTCAAGGATGGTAAAAAAAATATAGTGGACAATGTTCCAGCCGTATATGTTAGAGGTCAAGGAGGGCTGTTAGATGTTGTTCTACATCCCGATTACGCCAATAATGGATGGGTCTATATATCCTATGCCTCTGAAGAAGGTGATGATAAGGGTGGAAATACCGCCATTATAAGGGCAAAGTTGAACAACAACAGCCTTACCGACACCCAGTTACTGTACAAGGCTACACCAAATACCACAAGTGGCAACCACTTTGGATCCCGAATGGCTTTTGATAATGATGGGTATTTATACTTTTCCATTGGAGACCGCGGGGACCGGGACGTTAATCCTCAGGATATCACCAGGGATGGCGGAAAAATATATCGTTTAAACGCGGACGGGAGTATTCCTTCAGACAATCCTTTTGTAAATACCGAAGGGGCAAAAACAGCCATATATAGCTATGGACATAGAAATCCCCAAGGTCTGGTAAAAAACCCTATGACCGGTGAAATCTGGGATAACGAACACGGGCCACAGGGTGGCGACGAAATCAATATTATTGAAAAGGGCAAGAATTACGGATGGCCGGTAATTACTTATGGCATCAACTATAGCGGCACCCCCATTACGGATAAGACTGAAATGGAAGGCATGGAGCAACCAATTCATTACTGGGTACCCTCCATTGCACCAAGTGGAATGGCCTTTGTAACTTCAGACAAATACCCGGAATGGAAGGGTAATTTATTAATAGGTTCCTTAAAATTTCAATATTTGGAAAGATTGGAGCTAAAGGGCAACAAAGTTGTTTACAGAGAAAAACTAATGCCCGAAATGGGACGTGTACGCGATGTAAGACAGGCAGCTGACGGTTTTATATATGTGGCCGTGGAAGGCAAGGGAATCTATAAATTGGTACCAAAGAAATAA